The proteins below are encoded in one region of Bacillus alveayuensis:
- a CDS encoding topoisomerase-4 subunit B (product_source=KO:K02622; cath_funfam=3.30.230.10,3.30.565.10,3.40.50.670; cog=COG0187; ko=KO:K02622; pfam=PF00204,PF00986,PF01751,PF02518; smart=SM00433; superfamily=54211,55874; tigrfam=TIGR01058) codes for MVKKMPIEYNDDAIQVLEGLEAVRKRPGMYIGSTDSRGLHHLVYEIVDNSVDEALAGYGDQIIVKIHKDNSVSVQDKGRGMPTGMHKMGKPTPEVILTVLHAGGKFGQGGYKTSGGLHGVGASVVNALSEWLVVTIKRDGFIYQQRFENGGKPVTTLEKIGETKETGTTIHFKPDPKMFSTTVFHFDALSERLRESAFLLKGLKIELIDERHDVKETYFYENGIEAFVAYLNEEKDSLHPVVFFEGEQQGIEVEFAFQFNDGFSENILSFVNNVRTKDGGTHEAGAKTAMTRVFNEYARKVGLLKEKDKNLEGADIREGLSAIVSVRIPEELLQFEGQTKGKLGTSEARSAVDSVVSEQLSYFLEENPDISSLLIKKAIKAAQAREAARKAREEARSGKKRKRKEASLSGKLTPAQSRNPQKNELYLVEGDSAGGSAKQGRDRKFQAVLPLRGKVINTEKAKLHDIFKNEEINTIIHAIGAGVGPDFNIDDVNYDKVIIMTDADTDGAHIQVLLLTFFYRYMKPLIEAGKVYIALPPLYKVSKGSGKKEMIEYAWSDEELKEVTKKVGKGYTIQRYKGLGEMNADQLWETTMNPETRTLIRVRIDDAARAERRVTTLMGDKVEPRRKWIEKNIAFGLDEETNILENENLSIGEGV; via the coding sequence TTGGTGAAAAAAATGCCTATTGAATATAATGATGATGCGATTCAAGTGTTAGAGGGACTAGAAGCAGTTAGAAAGCGCCCTGGCATGTATATAGGAAGTACAGATTCCCGAGGACTCCATCATCTCGTTTATGAAATTGTCGATAACTCTGTTGACGAAGCTTTAGCCGGTTACGGAGATCAAATTATCGTCAAAATACATAAGGATAATAGTGTCTCTGTTCAAGATAAAGGTCGCGGTATGCCAACTGGCATGCATAAAATGGGAAAGCCAACACCTGAAGTAATCTTAACGGTTCTTCATGCTGGTGGAAAATTTGGACAAGGTGGATATAAAACAAGCGGAGGACTGCATGGTGTTGGTGCATCCGTTGTCAACGCCTTATCAGAGTGGCTCGTTGTAACGATTAAACGTGATGGATTTATTTATCAACAGCGCTTTGAAAACGGTGGCAAACCTGTGACAACACTTGAGAAAATTGGTGAAACAAAAGAAACGGGTACGACGATTCATTTTAAACCAGACCCGAAAATGTTTAGCACAACCGTTTTTCATTTTGATGCGTTAAGCGAACGATTAAGAGAATCAGCCTTTTTATTAAAAGGATTAAAAATTGAATTAATCGATGAACGACATGATGTAAAAGAAACATATTTTTATGAAAATGGAATTGAAGCTTTTGTTGCCTATTTAAATGAAGAAAAGGATTCTCTTCATCCTGTTGTCTTTTTTGAAGGTGAACAACAAGGAATTGAGGTTGAATTTGCCTTTCAATTTAATGACGGATTTAGTGAAAATATTCTTTCCTTTGTTAATAATGTTCGCACTAAAGACGGAGGAACTCATGAAGCTGGTGCGAAAACAGCCATGACGAGAGTTTTTAATGAATATGCTCGGAAAGTTGGACTATTAAAAGAAAAAGATAAAAATCTTGAAGGTGCCGACATCCGGGAAGGCCTTTCTGCCATCGTATCTGTCCGTATCCCTGAAGAGCTCTTGCAATTTGAAGGGCAAACGAAAGGGAAGCTTGGGACAAGTGAAGCAAGATCTGCTGTCGATTCTGTTGTATCCGAGCAATTATCATACTTTTTAGAAGAAAATCCAGATATTAGCTCACTTTTAATTAAAAAGGCCATTAAAGCAGCTCAAGCACGTGAAGCTGCACGAAAAGCCCGTGAAGAAGCAAGATCGGGAAAGAAACGCAAGCGTAAAGAAGCATCATTAAGCGGAAAGTTGACCCCTGCTCAATCGCGGAATCCACAAAAAAATGAACTCTATTTAGTTGAAGGTGATTCGGCAGGAGGCTCAGCTAAACAAGGACGTGATCGAAAGTTCCAAGCTGTCCTACCGTTAAGAGGAAAAGTGATTAATACAGAAAAAGCCAAGCTTCATGATATATTCAAAAATGAAGAAATTAATACAATCATCCATGCGATCGGAGCTGGTGTCGGACCAGATTTTAATATCGATGACGTGAATTACGATAAAGTGATTATTATGACAGATGCTGATACAGATGGTGCTCATATTCAAGTGTTGCTATTAACTTTTTTCTATCGATACATGAAGCCGCTTATTGAAGCGGGAAAAGTATATATTGCCTTGCCACCGCTATATAAAGTTTCAAAAGGCAGCGGCAAAAAAGAAATGATTGAATATGCATGGAGCGATGAAGAGTTAAAAGAAGTGACGAAAAAAGTAGGAAAAGGCTATACGATTCAACGGTATAAAGGTCTTGGCGAAATGAATGCCGATCAGCTTTGGGAAACAACGATGAATCCAGAAACACGTACATTAATTCGTGTTCGTATCGACGATGCCGCTCGAGCTGAACGACGCGTGACAACGCTAATGGGAGATAAAGTAGAACCACGCCGTAAGTGGATTGAAAAAAATATTGCCTTCGGTTTAGATGAGGAGACCAATATTTTAGAAAATGAAAACTTATCTATCGGAGAGGGGGTCTAA